The following proteins are encoded in a genomic region of Nymphalis io chromosome 8, ilAglIoxx1.1, whole genome shotgun sequence:
- the LOC126769946 gene encoding FACT complex subunit spt16 isoform X1, with translation MSNISLDKETFYRRMKRLYAAWKAAAADSKSDDVLAKVDCLVSCVGVDEDTLYSKSTALQTWLFGYELPDTITVLTEQSMCFLASKKKIEFLRQIENGKEETDLPPVKLLIRDRNDHDKENFSKLVQEIKKSKSGKTLGVFAKDSYPGEFCESWKTAMKAEKFESIDISSSVALLMAPKEDSEVITIKKACLVTVDVFTKYLKDQIMEIIDSDKKVKHSKLAEGVEAAISDKKYVTGVDTSQVDMCYPPIIQSGGNYSLKFSAVSDKNHLHFGAIVCSLGARYKSYCSNIVRTLLVNPTDHVQSNYNFLLNIEEEVMKHLVAGAKLSSVYEAGLALAKKEKPELVDNLTKTFGFAMGIEFRESSIVIGPKTSIVARKGMVFNINIGLANLSNSAATEKEGKTYALFVGDTVLVNEEQPASLLTLSKKKIKNIGIFLKDDDEEEEEEKENKTEILENGGRGKRTAVMESKLRTEHSSEEKRKEHQRELAIALNEKAKERLAKQSSGKDSEKIRKSTVSYKTVSQMPRENEVKELKLYVDRKYETVILPIFGVPVPFHISTIKNISQSVEGDYTYLRINFFHPGATMGRNEGGNYAQPDATFVKEVTYRSTNTKEPGEISPPSSNLNTGFRLIKEVQKKFKTREAEEREKEDLVKQDTLVLSQSKGNPKLKDLYIRPNIVTKRMSGSLEAHSNGFRFTSVRGDKVDILYNNIKNAFFQPCDGEMIILLHFHLKHAIMFGKKKHVDVQFYTEVGEITTDLGKHQHMHDRDDLAAEQSERELRHKLKVAFKSFCERVENMTKQEVEFDTPFRELGFPGAPFRSTVLLQPTSGALVNLTEWPPFVIALEDVELVHFERVQFHLKNFDMVFVFKDYAKKVAMVNAVPMNMLDHVKEWLNSCDIRYSEGIQSLNWTKVMKTITDDIEGFFDNGGWSFLDPESDAENEQQEEDSEEEDDAYEPTDAETEEESEDDSEYDSEASDVSDGSGDSEGEEDEESGKDWSDLEREAAEEDKKERTFDREDFDRKRKGGRDRRPYEEEGKKSKHDKSSNHKSSSSHHKSSSSNHKSSSSNHKSSSHKSPSKHSNSSPSKNRDKHHKSSHHDRDKSHHGRDRDKSHSKSNGDHKKHSSSDHKSQKRSRDDSRDHDRNPKKAKK, from the exons ATGTCTAATATATCTCTTGATAAGGAAACATTTTATAGACGTATGAAAAGACTATACGCGGCGTGGAAG GCTGCTGCTGCGGATTCTAAAAGTGACGATGTGCTTGCTAAAGTTGATTGCTTAGTCTCTTGCGTTGGAGTTGACGAGGATACACTATACAGCAAATCCACCGCGTTACAG aCTTGGCTATTTGGATATGAGCTACCTGATACGATCACCGTCCTTACAGAACAGAGCATGTGTTTTTTGGCaagtaaaaagaaaatagaGTTTTTAAGACAAATTGAAAATGGCAAAGAAGAAACAGATCTACCTCCTGTTAAACTTCTTATAAGAGACAGA aaCGATCATGACAAAGAAAATTTCAGTAAGCTCGTACAAGAGATTAAAAAATCCAAATCGGGAAAGACACTTGGAGTGTTTGCTAAAGACAGCTATCCTGGTGAGTTTTGTGAAAGCTGGAAGACTGCTATGAAAGCAGAGAAGTTTGAAAGTATAGACATCAGCTCCTCAGTAGCATTACTAATGGCACCTAAGGAGGATTCTGAAGTTATCACAATAAAGAAGGCCTGCTTAGTCACAGTTGATGTGTTCACAAAGTATTTAAAAGATCAAATTATGGAAATCATTGATTCAGATAAg AAAGTAAAACATTCGAAATTAGCTGAAGGTGTCGAAGCTGCCATATCAGATAAGAAATATGTCACGGGAGTGGATACAAGTCAAGTTGATATGTGCTATCCACCTATCATTCAATCGGGAGGGAACTACAGTCTCAAATTCAGTGCTGTATCTGATAAAAACCATCTTCATTTTGGTGCCATTGTTTGTTCATTGGGTGCAAGATATAAGTCATATTGTTCTAATATTGTACGTACTTTGTTAGTCAATCCGACTGATCATGTACAAAGCAATTACAATTTTCTCTTAAACATAGAGGAGGAAGTTATGAAACATCTTGTGGCTGGTGCCAAGCTGTCTTCAGTTTATGAAGCTGGTTTAGCATTAGCTAAGAAAGAGAAACCAGAACTTGTTGATAACCTTACAAAAACATTTGG TTTTGCAATGGGTATAGAGTTTCGTGAGAGCTCAATTGTGATTGGTCCAAAAACATCAATTGTAGCAAGAAAAGGCatggtatttaatataaatattggtttaGCCAACTTGAGTAACAGTGCTGCAACAGAAAAAGAAGGAAAG acATATGCATTATTCGTTGGGGACACTGTACTGGTAAATGAGGAACAGCCAGCATCACTTCTTACACTgtctaagaaaaaaattaagaacattgGTATCTTCCTTaaagatgatgatgaagaaGAGGAAGAAGAAAAGgaaaacaaaacagaaatattgG AAAATGGAG GCCGAGGCAAAAGAACTGCTGTGATGGAATCCAAGCTTCGAACTGAACATTCTTCGGAAGAAAAACGCAAAGAACATCAGAGAGAACTTGCGATAGCTCTCAACGAGAAGGCAAAAGAGAGGTTAGCGAAACAGTCCAGCGGTAAAGACAGTGAAAAGATACGGAAGAGCACAGTTTCGTACAAAACCGTCAGTCAAATGCCTAGAGAAAATGAAGTTAAAGAGCTGAAATTATATGTcg aTCGTAAATACGAAACTGTAATTCTGCCTATCTTCGGCGTCCCAGTACCATTCCATATATCTACAATTAAGAATATATCACAGTCGGTGGAGGGCGATTACACATACCTCAGGATAAACTTCTTCCACCCTGGAGCCACTATGGGCAGGAACGAGGGCGGGAACTACGCACAGCCTGATGCTACCTTTGTTAAAGAAGT TACATATCGAAGTACAAACACAAAGGAACCAGGTGAAATATCACCACCATCATCCAATCTAAACACTGGATTCAGACTTATAAAAGAAGTacagaaaaaatttaaaactcgaGAAGCCGAAGAGAGGGAAAAGGAGGATCTTGTTAAACAGGACACATTAGTGCTTTCGCAGAGTAAAGGAAATCCAAAACTTAAAGATTTGTACATAAGACCTAATATAGTCACAAAGCGAATGAGCGGGTCTCTAGAAGCACATTCAAATGGTTTTAGATTTACATCAGTAAGAGGAGACAAAGTGGACattttgtacaataatataaagaatgcATTCTTTCAACCGTGTGATGgtgaaatgataattttattacacttcCATTTGAAACATGCTATAATGTTcg GCAAGAAGAAACATGTGGACGTTCAGTTCTACACCGAGGTGGGAGAGATCACGACAGACCTCGGCAAGCACCAGCACATGCACGACCGGGACGACCTCGCGGCGGAGCAGAGCGAGCGGGAGCTGCGCCACAAACTCAAGGTCGCCTTCAAGAGCTTCTGCGAGCGCGTCGAGAACATGACCAAGCAGGAGGTCGAGTTCGACACGCCATTCAG GGAGCTGGGCTTCCCCGGTGCCCCGTTCCGAAGCACAGTGCTGCTACAGCCCACGTCGGGCGCGCTCGTCAACCTTACCGAGTGGCCGCCATTCGTCATCGCGCTGGAGGATGTCGAGCTCGTACATTTCGAGCGCGTTCAGTTCCATCTCAAGAACTTCGATATGGTGTTCGTTTTTAAAGACTACGCCAAGAAGGTGGCCATGGTAAACGCTGTCCCTATGAACATGCTCGACCATGTCAAGGAATGGCTCAa cTCTTGTGACATCCGTTACTCGGAAGGTATTCAGTCTTTGAACTGGACGAAAGTCATGAAGACCATAACAGACGACATTGAGGGTTTCTTTGATAATGGAGGCTGGTCCTTCTTAGACCCGGAATCGGACGCCGAGAATGAGCAGCAg gagGAAGACTCTGAAGAAGAAGATGATGCGTACGAACCCACTGACGCAGAAACAGAGGAAGAATCAGAGGATGACTCTGAATATGACTCAGAAGCATCTGATGTGTCAGATGGTTCGGGCGATAGTGAAGGAG AAGAAGATGAAGAATCTGGCAAAGATTGGTCGGATTTGGAACGCGAAGCCGCCGAAGAAGATAAAAAGGAACGCACGTTCGACCGAGAAGACTTCGACCGCAAGCGTAAGGGCGGCCGCGATCGACGACCCTACGAAGAAGAGGGCAAGAAAAGTAAACACGATAAGAGCTCAAACCACAAGAGTTCGAGTTCACATCATAAGAGTTCGAGTTCGAATCATAAGAGTTCCAGTTCAAATCACAAGAGTTCAAGTCATAAGAGTCCTTCCAAACATAGCAATAGCAG TCCATCAAAGAACCGCGATAAACACCATAAATCTTCACATCATGATCGTGATAAGTCACATCACGGTCGCGACCGGGATAAGTCGCACAGCAAGTCAAACGGCGACCACAAGAAGCACAGCTCCAGCGACCACAAGTCTCAGAAGCGGTCACGCGACGACAGCCGGGATCACGACCGCAATCCCAAGAAAGCGAA GAAATAA
- the LOC126770029 gene encoding protoheme IX farnesyltransferase, mitochondrial: MCVKTINMSYLRILHCHLCLKHGTVNLCPKSMLLKKCSYKPIQQLANISLSCHLSNNSPLTTQTATTSIKKKSKNVPQDTRMWKETPTHDVKNNLVQYSMMLSKFRLTSLVVMTSMAGYTLAPAPFDLTTFALCTVGTGLVSSAANSINQYHEVPFDAQMSRTKNRVLVKGLLEPVHAISFAAASSVAGLSVLYFGVNPLTAALGAGNLVLYSFIYTPLKRISITNTWLGSVVGAIPPLMGWAGCAGGLDAGALVLSAVLYSWQFPHFNALSWNLRPDYSRAGYRMMAVTDPALCRRVALRHTGLITTTCIGSSYLGVTNMWFALESLPLNIYFMYLAWQFYKKSDSGSSRKLFRFSLIHLPALMLLMLVNKKYWSSSKAEEHNDTLKIQDVNKHPEFAKGITVLPRRPVVAAQDSNIEKNANA; the protein is encoded by the exons ATGTGTGTCAAAACAATTAACATGTCATACTTAAGGATCTTGCATTGCCATTTATGCCTTAAACATGGAACAGTCAATTTATGTCCAAAGTCAATGCTCCTAAAAAAATGT AGCTATAAACCAATTCAACAGCTGGCAAATATATCTTTATCCTGTCATCTTAGTAACAATTCACCCTTAACTACTCAAACTGCAACTACTTCCATAAAGAAGAAAAGTAAAAATGTTCCACAAGATACCAGAATGTGGAAAGAAACTCCGACTCATGATGTTAAGAATAACTTAGTACAATATTCTATGATGCTCTCCAAATTTCGACTGACTT CCCTAGTGGTAATGACATCAATGGCGGGTTACACTCTTGCACCTGCTCCATTTGATTTAACAACATTTGCTCTATGTACTGTGGGTACAGGCCTCGTGAGCTCTGCGGCAAATTCTATCAACCAATACCATGAAGTACCTTTTGATGCACAGATGTCTCGAACTAAAAATAGAGTGCTTGTAAAAGGATTACTaga aCCAGTACATGCTATTAGTTTTGCAGCAGCATCAAGTGTTGCCGGTCTAAGTGTATTATATTTCGGTGTTAATCCCTTAACAGCAGCACTGGGTGCTGGAAATCTTGTTTTATATTCCTTTATATATACACCATTGAAGAGAATATCAATAACTAACACATGGCTTGGCTCTGTTG TTGGTGCAATCCCACCCTTAATGGGATGGGCCGGTTGCGCTGGTGGACTAGACGCGGGCGCGCTAGTGCTAAGCGCGGTGCTGTATTCTTGGCAGTTCCCACACTTCAATGCACTTTCTTGGAATCTGAGGCCCGACTACTCGCGCGCCGGTTATAGGATGATGGCGGTCACTGACCCTG CTCTATGTAGAAGAGTGGCTTTACGACACACGGGCTTGATAACAACGACATGCATCGGTTCTTCTTATCTTGGAGTGACAAATATGTGGTTTGCGCTTGAGTCCTTaccacttaatatttattttatgtacttag cATGGCAGTTCTATAAAAAATCAGACAGTGGCAGTTCTCGGAAACTCTTTAGATTCTCTCTGATACATTTGCCAGCACTAATGTTACTGATGctagtcaataaaaaatattggagtTCGAGTAAGGCAGAAGAACATAATGACACTTTAAAGATTCAAGATGTTAACAAACATCCGGAGTTCGCAAAAGGAATTACAGTATTGCCGAGGAGGCCTGTCGTCGCGGCGCAGGattcaaatatagaaaaaaacgcTAACGCTTAG
- the LOC126770048 gene encoding DNA repair protein RAD51 homolog 4 isoform X2, translating to MDKLQEHVYLTETILRILKQNRITTILDFLQEDAEKLSTLTKLNLPQILEIRQDIFNKHSANLISGSTLFVNNITCKKFIPTGINSLDTILEGGLPVGLITEICGLAGSGKSQLCMQLAINSVMGSNYTILYIDTKGDFSAVRIQKILEAHGLSHKDMAVIMLNIRVVYIWNIEELIKLLENIKNDVLKIENVSMIIVDSLPCLTFQHFGDNNTIDTECAYSIKDLTYTEKRTRCLGKYWKTIPALVLVLEKNKLENNICDTVKVLVTKHINPTEVKSCFIKVNAQGVS from the exons ATGGATAAACTTCAAGAACACGTTTATTTAACTGAGACTATATTAAGAATACTTAAGCAAAACCGTATTACAACAATATTAGATTTCTTACAAGAGGATGCAGAAAAATTATCAACtttaacaaaactaaatttGCCACAGATTTTAGAAATAAGACaggatatatttaataaacattccGCCAACTTGATCAGCGGATcaacattatttgtaaataatataacctgTAAAAAGTTTATACCTACAGGTAtaaatag TTTAGATACCATATTGGAAGGTGGTTTACCTGTTGGACTTATAACTGAAATATGTGGGCTAGCAGGCTCTGGGAAATCGCAACTTTGTATGCAATTAGCAATTAACAGTGTGATGGGATCGAATTATACAATCCTTTATATTGACACTAAAGGCGATTTTTCTGCAGTTAGGATACAAAAGATTTTAGAAGCTCATGGCTTATCACATAAG GATATGGcagttattatgttaaatataagagTTGTTTATATATGGAATATAGAAGAGTTGATAAAACtccttgaaaatattaaaaatgatgtcctaaaaattgaaaatgtgTCAATGATTATTGTTGATTCATTACCATGCCTTACATTTCAACATTTTGGAGATAATAATACAATAg ATACTGAATGTGCGTATAGTATAAAAGACTTAACATACACTGAAAAGAGAACCCGTTGCCTTGGAAAGTATTGGAAAACTATTCCAGCTTTAGTATTGGtgcttgaaaaaaataaacttgaaaataatatttgtgataCAGTTAAAGTTTTAGTTACAAAACATATAAACCCTACTGAGGTGAAAAGTTGCTTTATAAAAGTGAATGCACAAGGAGTTAGTTAA
- the LOC126770048 gene encoding DNA repair protein RAD51 homolog 4 isoform X1 produces the protein MDKLQEHVYLTETILRILKQNRITTILDFLQEDAEKLSTLTKLNLPQILEIRQDIFNKHSANLISGSTLFVNNITCKKFIPTGINSLDTILEGGLPVGLITEICGLAGSGKSQLCMQLAINSVMGSNYTILYIDTKGDFSAVRIQKILEAHGLSHKDMAVIMLNIRVVYIWNIEELIKLLENIKNDVLKIENVSMIIVDSLPCLTFQHFGDNNTIGLTYLNRVINYSRYLSKVFQMGFIFVNIQTRWIDQDISDPEDTECAYSIKDLTYTEKRTRCLGKYWKTIPALVLVLEKNKLENNICDTVKVLVTKHINPTEVKSCFIKVNAQGVS, from the exons ATGGATAAACTTCAAGAACACGTTTATTTAACTGAGACTATATTAAGAATACTTAAGCAAAACCGTATTACAACAATATTAGATTTCTTACAAGAGGATGCAGAAAAATTATCAACtttaacaaaactaaatttGCCACAGATTTTAGAAATAAGACaggatatatttaataaacattccGCCAACTTGATCAGCGGATcaacattatttgtaaataatataacctgTAAAAAGTTTATACCTACAGGTAtaaatag TTTAGATACCATATTGGAAGGTGGTTTACCTGTTGGACTTATAACTGAAATATGTGGGCTAGCAGGCTCTGGGAAATCGCAACTTTGTATGCAATTAGCAATTAACAGTGTGATGGGATCGAATTATACAATCCTTTATATTGACACTAAAGGCGATTTTTCTGCAGTTAGGATACAAAAGATTTTAGAAGCTCATGGCTTATCACATAAG GATATGGcagttattatgttaaatataagagTTGTTTATATATGGAATATAGAAGAGTTGATAAAACtccttgaaaatattaaaaatgatgtcctaaaaattgaaaatgtgTCAATGATTATTGTTGATTCATTACCATGCCTTACATTTCAACATTTTGGAGATAATAATACAATAg gattaacatatttaaacagAGTTATAAATTATAGCAGATACCTCAGTAAAGTGTTTCAAATgggttttatatttgttaatattcaaACACGATGGATTGATCAAGATATTAGTGATCCTGAAG ATACTGAATGTGCGTATAGTATAAAAGACTTAACATACACTGAAAAGAGAACCCGTTGCCTTGGAAAGTATTGGAAAACTATTCCAGCTTTAGTATTGGtgcttgaaaaaaataaacttgaaaataatatttgtgataCAGTTAAAGTTTTAGTTACAAAACATATAAACCCTACTGAGGTGAAAAGTTGCTTTATAAAAGTGAATGCACAAGGAGTTAGTTAA
- the LOC126769946 gene encoding FACT complex subunit spt16 isoform X2 has protein sequence MSNISLDKETFYRRMKRLYAAWKAAAADSKSDDVLAKVDCLVSCVGVDEDTLYSKSTALQTWLFGYELPDTITVLTEQSMCFLASKKKIEFLRQIENGKEETDLPPVKLLIRDRNDHDKENFSKLVQEIKKSKSGKTLGVFAKDSYPGEFCESWKTAMKAEKFESIDISSSVALLMAPKEDSEVITIKKACLVTVDVFTKYLKDQIMEIIDSDKKVKHSKLAEGVEAAISDKKYVTGVDTSQVDMCYPPIIQSGGNYSLKFSAVSDKNHLHFGAIVCSLGARYKSYCSNIVRTLLVNPTDHVQSNYNFLLNIEEEVMKHLVAGAKLSSVYEAGLALAKKEKPELVDNLTKTFGFAMGIEFRESSIVIGPKTSIVARKGMVFNINIGLANLSNSAATEKEGKTYALFVGDTVLVNEEQPASLLTLSKKKIKNIGIFLKDDDEEEEEEKENKTEILGRGKRTAVMESKLRTEHSSEEKRKEHQRELAIALNEKAKERLAKQSSGKDSEKIRKSTVSYKTVSQMPRENEVKELKLYVDRKYETVILPIFGVPVPFHISTIKNISQSVEGDYTYLRINFFHPGATMGRNEGGNYAQPDATFVKEVTYRSTNTKEPGEISPPSSNLNTGFRLIKEVQKKFKTREAEEREKEDLVKQDTLVLSQSKGNPKLKDLYIRPNIVTKRMSGSLEAHSNGFRFTSVRGDKVDILYNNIKNAFFQPCDGEMIILLHFHLKHAIMFGKKKHVDVQFYTEVGEITTDLGKHQHMHDRDDLAAEQSERELRHKLKVAFKSFCERVENMTKQEVEFDTPFRELGFPGAPFRSTVLLQPTSGALVNLTEWPPFVIALEDVELVHFERVQFHLKNFDMVFVFKDYAKKVAMVNAVPMNMLDHVKEWLNSCDIRYSEGIQSLNWTKVMKTITDDIEGFFDNGGWSFLDPESDAENEQQEEDSEEEDDAYEPTDAETEEESEDDSEYDSEASDVSDGSGDSEGEEDEESGKDWSDLEREAAEEDKKERTFDREDFDRKRKGGRDRRPYEEEGKKSKHDKSSNHKSSSSHHKSSSSNHKSSSSNHKSSSHKSPSKHSNSSPSKNRDKHHKSSHHDRDKSHHGRDRDKSHSKSNGDHKKHSSSDHKSQKRSRDDSRDHDRNPKKAKK, from the exons ATGTCTAATATATCTCTTGATAAGGAAACATTTTATAGACGTATGAAAAGACTATACGCGGCGTGGAAG GCTGCTGCTGCGGATTCTAAAAGTGACGATGTGCTTGCTAAAGTTGATTGCTTAGTCTCTTGCGTTGGAGTTGACGAGGATACACTATACAGCAAATCCACCGCGTTACAG aCTTGGCTATTTGGATATGAGCTACCTGATACGATCACCGTCCTTACAGAACAGAGCATGTGTTTTTTGGCaagtaaaaagaaaatagaGTTTTTAAGACAAATTGAAAATGGCAAAGAAGAAACAGATCTACCTCCTGTTAAACTTCTTATAAGAGACAGA aaCGATCATGACAAAGAAAATTTCAGTAAGCTCGTACAAGAGATTAAAAAATCCAAATCGGGAAAGACACTTGGAGTGTTTGCTAAAGACAGCTATCCTGGTGAGTTTTGTGAAAGCTGGAAGACTGCTATGAAAGCAGAGAAGTTTGAAAGTATAGACATCAGCTCCTCAGTAGCATTACTAATGGCACCTAAGGAGGATTCTGAAGTTATCACAATAAAGAAGGCCTGCTTAGTCACAGTTGATGTGTTCACAAAGTATTTAAAAGATCAAATTATGGAAATCATTGATTCAGATAAg AAAGTAAAACATTCGAAATTAGCTGAAGGTGTCGAAGCTGCCATATCAGATAAGAAATATGTCACGGGAGTGGATACAAGTCAAGTTGATATGTGCTATCCACCTATCATTCAATCGGGAGGGAACTACAGTCTCAAATTCAGTGCTGTATCTGATAAAAACCATCTTCATTTTGGTGCCATTGTTTGTTCATTGGGTGCAAGATATAAGTCATATTGTTCTAATATTGTACGTACTTTGTTAGTCAATCCGACTGATCATGTACAAAGCAATTACAATTTTCTCTTAAACATAGAGGAGGAAGTTATGAAACATCTTGTGGCTGGTGCCAAGCTGTCTTCAGTTTATGAAGCTGGTTTAGCATTAGCTAAGAAAGAGAAACCAGAACTTGTTGATAACCTTACAAAAACATTTGG TTTTGCAATGGGTATAGAGTTTCGTGAGAGCTCAATTGTGATTGGTCCAAAAACATCAATTGTAGCAAGAAAAGGCatggtatttaatataaatattggtttaGCCAACTTGAGTAACAGTGCTGCAACAGAAAAAGAAGGAAAG acATATGCATTATTCGTTGGGGACACTGTACTGGTAAATGAGGAACAGCCAGCATCACTTCTTACACTgtctaagaaaaaaattaagaacattgGTATCTTCCTTaaagatgatgatgaagaaGAGGAAGAAGAAAAGgaaaacaaaacagaaatattgG GCCGAGGCAAAAGAACTGCTGTGATGGAATCCAAGCTTCGAACTGAACATTCTTCGGAAGAAAAACGCAAAGAACATCAGAGAGAACTTGCGATAGCTCTCAACGAGAAGGCAAAAGAGAGGTTAGCGAAACAGTCCAGCGGTAAAGACAGTGAAAAGATACGGAAGAGCACAGTTTCGTACAAAACCGTCAGTCAAATGCCTAGAGAAAATGAAGTTAAAGAGCTGAAATTATATGTcg aTCGTAAATACGAAACTGTAATTCTGCCTATCTTCGGCGTCCCAGTACCATTCCATATATCTACAATTAAGAATATATCACAGTCGGTGGAGGGCGATTACACATACCTCAGGATAAACTTCTTCCACCCTGGAGCCACTATGGGCAGGAACGAGGGCGGGAACTACGCACAGCCTGATGCTACCTTTGTTAAAGAAGT TACATATCGAAGTACAAACACAAAGGAACCAGGTGAAATATCACCACCATCATCCAATCTAAACACTGGATTCAGACTTATAAAAGAAGTacagaaaaaatttaaaactcgaGAAGCCGAAGAGAGGGAAAAGGAGGATCTTGTTAAACAGGACACATTAGTGCTTTCGCAGAGTAAAGGAAATCCAAAACTTAAAGATTTGTACATAAGACCTAATATAGTCACAAAGCGAATGAGCGGGTCTCTAGAAGCACATTCAAATGGTTTTAGATTTACATCAGTAAGAGGAGACAAAGTGGACattttgtacaataatataaagaatgcATTCTTTCAACCGTGTGATGgtgaaatgataattttattacacttcCATTTGAAACATGCTATAATGTTcg GCAAGAAGAAACATGTGGACGTTCAGTTCTACACCGAGGTGGGAGAGATCACGACAGACCTCGGCAAGCACCAGCACATGCACGACCGGGACGACCTCGCGGCGGAGCAGAGCGAGCGGGAGCTGCGCCACAAACTCAAGGTCGCCTTCAAGAGCTTCTGCGAGCGCGTCGAGAACATGACCAAGCAGGAGGTCGAGTTCGACACGCCATTCAG GGAGCTGGGCTTCCCCGGTGCCCCGTTCCGAAGCACAGTGCTGCTACAGCCCACGTCGGGCGCGCTCGTCAACCTTACCGAGTGGCCGCCATTCGTCATCGCGCTGGAGGATGTCGAGCTCGTACATTTCGAGCGCGTTCAGTTCCATCTCAAGAACTTCGATATGGTGTTCGTTTTTAAAGACTACGCCAAGAAGGTGGCCATGGTAAACGCTGTCCCTATGAACATGCTCGACCATGTCAAGGAATGGCTCAa cTCTTGTGACATCCGTTACTCGGAAGGTATTCAGTCTTTGAACTGGACGAAAGTCATGAAGACCATAACAGACGACATTGAGGGTTTCTTTGATAATGGAGGCTGGTCCTTCTTAGACCCGGAATCGGACGCCGAGAATGAGCAGCAg gagGAAGACTCTGAAGAAGAAGATGATGCGTACGAACCCACTGACGCAGAAACAGAGGAAGAATCAGAGGATGACTCTGAATATGACTCAGAAGCATCTGATGTGTCAGATGGTTCGGGCGATAGTGAAGGAG AAGAAGATGAAGAATCTGGCAAAGATTGGTCGGATTTGGAACGCGAAGCCGCCGAAGAAGATAAAAAGGAACGCACGTTCGACCGAGAAGACTTCGACCGCAAGCGTAAGGGCGGCCGCGATCGACGACCCTACGAAGAAGAGGGCAAGAAAAGTAAACACGATAAGAGCTCAAACCACAAGAGTTCGAGTTCACATCATAAGAGTTCGAGTTCGAATCATAAGAGTTCCAGTTCAAATCACAAGAGTTCAAGTCATAAGAGTCCTTCCAAACATAGCAATAGCAG TCCATCAAAGAACCGCGATAAACACCATAAATCTTCACATCATGATCGTGATAAGTCACATCACGGTCGCGACCGGGATAAGTCGCACAGCAAGTCAAACGGCGACCACAAGAAGCACAGCTCCAGCGACCACAAGTCTCAGAAGCGGTCACGCGACGACAGCCGGGATCACGACCGCAATCCCAAGAAAGCGAA GAAATAA